In Anticarsia gemmatalis isolate Benzon Research Colony breed Stoneville strain chromosome 4, ilAntGemm2 primary, whole genome shotgun sequence, the DNA window CCAAATTCTTTGGGCTCCACCTACGGCTCTGGGAACAAGGCGTggttttaagtatttatatttactttcagACTTCAATGATAGAGAGGTGATATCAGGTAAACAGGTTGAACAAAAATGAGACTTAAAACCATACAATTAATGTTCATTGTTCAGACATAAGCTTATCTATACCGGTCTACAACAAAACTCAATGCTATATTTTTGCTGAATTTTAACATATACAACtgaaaacatcaaaacaaaaataccgaTATTTTGAACTAAAAAATAAGTTGAACGGAATATTTGCTATTAAATCTACGTCAATGTCAATCATTGTCACTCCACAGCTCTATTTTAGCGATCCTCTctcgtttttattataaaattgttttgaaagtGAAGCCTGAAATAGGGTTTAACTTGTAACCTTATTTTGGTGTGTCGTGGAGTATTAGGTAAAGAAATATGAGTATTGTAAATTCcacattttaaagtaagtaagAGTACTCTAGTATGTATTTATGacaaacttttaaaagtaatcaaCTCAATGGCATctagaatcaaaaaaaaattaaggtcgctcaaaataaactgaatttgaaaatgttatatgtGCTAATCACAGAAAAAATAAAgccaaataaatgaataatttttttttggaccAGTTTCAGTTGTACCTTTGTTTTTTTAACGCattactgacccactgctgagcaagggaggggtaaggccttgagtccatcacgctggccaagtgcgggttggggacttcgcatgccttcaataaatatttaatttaccgtttaattacataaaaaggcatttttacaaaataatttattataaaaattctaTCGAACTAAACCACCCACACCTAACTATTCCCTACTAAAACTCAACTCTAACCCTTAACTGCAAAAAAAGGCGTTTGAAAGAAAAGCATCTGTTTTTGCGCAACCCTACACAGCGAGACAAATGGAGCGGGGTCGGCGACATCAATCTACTTATTACTGGGCGACCTGGACTAAATCATTTATTGTGCGATCTAAATCTTGCTATTTACTTCGCGATCATGGGAGGCCATCACTCAGCTGTTTTTGGCTTGTTATTGAAGTGGAGTGGAGTGgagttttttgttacatttttgtgTGATTAGTAAAAAGGGTGTCTGTGACAGAGTATTGTGTTGTATTGGCATAAGTACGTATATATTAGACCGGGTGTTGTTTTTAGTGCacagatatattataaaaaatactgagaAAATAAAGTCTACGgagctttacatttttattaagttactattaataattttaataagttattaacaataacttaataaaaatgcaaagcttgtaaatgtaaaatattaagtttactaaatacaaagtaaaacatatttttaagaacTTACTGTTCTAAACTGCTCCTATCTGTAACTTAAAGCTTGACcatcacataattattttttcagtcaAAACTCCAAAAACTTGCCCTAAAAATTGTACAACTCATAATCTCCCATCGTATCTTGTACTTTTCAACAAATAAAGAAGCTGGTCTTTATATAACATCACCACGACTTGATACAGCATCAAAAACGGCACCCTTTATCCTTTCTTTGCAAGGAAATATTTAGCTCAAACAGTTCAATATTCAATAACAGGGTCAATATTCAAAAGAAACATCCGTGAACAGGATGTAATGTGAGACTGATCTCTTAAGTATAAAAGActgaaaagaaatattttgtcgGACACCACATCAATTATCATAATTAGGTGTTTTTTTATACTAGTTCTTGCCGCGGAGAtgtaaatatctttataataattcaatacTTTGGGTCATACAAAGATGGGTTCAAAACCAATATACGCAAATATCCTGAACTACAATGCATGTGaaatgaaagtaaatataattgtccccaaatattaaaagtttaataggATAATATcagcaaagtccccaacccgcacttgcccagcagtgggacagccacGGAACAAAAAACAGCTCTAAATGATATCGTGACTATTTAAAAcaccaaaacaaaattactcaACTATTGATAGATTTATTACCAACCGTATCAATACATCATAAACAGAAAAAAGCTTGAAGTATAATAAACAGTTCTCATTTTCAACCAAAAACAAGTTTGAGATAACATCAAACAAACCTACTGCCATTTAAATGATTTGTATGTCCAGAGCTAGCCCACAGATGTCCAatcagtattaattaaaaaaaacatcataaccCGAACACTATGTAACAGTTTTATTACTGATCCTTTTTTTCCAAAAGGCCCTAAAGCCgccttacaaaaataaaaatttaataccATCGACAACTATCCCATCAGTGTTGCCATAAATAAGCGAATTTACAGTCCAGAAACaactataattaaaacagagaaaaaataaacatggtATTATTTCATTCGTTGCCATAAAAAGATGATAAACAGCCTATAAATCATGCTATCCATCTCGCGACTGTGGAGTCCCATAAATTGTGGGCAATGGTCCCCCGATGGCTGGTCGGGGGGACGGCCCCGCCCGCGTTGTATTCATTAATTTgatgatataaaacaaaatgtcattttaattagtCGCCATTATTAGACGTACAATGACAGACAGCGGTCTGGGGGATTGGGGGATGTCTTGTTGGGGTTGGGTCGGCCCTTTGGGGACATACGGACAGGTGTACTGTGGAAAACGCTAGACTATAGCCTTAAAAATTACCTATAATCACTGATTTTATACAATCAAATTGGTATCCTAAGACTATCGTTTGagggttatatttttgttactagcCCTATACAGAGTCGGCGAAAATCTTTGACGGAAAGGTTaataaagcaaagaaaatatGCTAAAATCATTATTTCGTTTAGTTTTTCCCCGTGGAAACTATGCGAGTgaataactatgtatttttattcatataaaggTATATGTGATGGGTAGACAGATTCTAAGAACGGACAGTTAAACAGGGTCTTACATGTTAAACGATTGATTATCGGAAATTAAAACCAGTACGGCTAGGTTTTTCCGTTCCAAGTAACAATCTACATAACTTTACCTTACCACTACTATGAATATTTAATCAATCACTCAAATCAAAAGTCTTCAGAAATCTAAAATACATCATGAATGCAGGTTTTATACTTAacacttacatttttatatccATTTTATCGTAAAACCGTTCCAGATACTTCCCCGTATATTTTCTTTACCTGTAGCGACGAATACTCGCCTTGAAGGGTTTGACTGACGGGCCGTCTGTCGCCATTCGACCTCAACCATCCTCAACGCCAACCTATCCATTGCTCTTTACGTTCCGTTACAAAAACGACCTTACGTATAAAGTCGTCAATGTATACATCAGTAAGTGGGAATGTCGATGTTTTGGGTCGTGGTACGGGAGGTGCGTAAACGGCGATGAATGACATCGTTATTGTGATAAAGACGAGGTTTCGCAGAGTTAAGACGTCTTGCTGAGTGATTTCGGGACTCTACAGATTTAGTAGCGGTGGCCGATGTGTTTTATGACTAGTTAATTGGCGGTTCGCGAGTTTTTTGTTTATCGAgtcatgtttgtttaatgtGTCGAATCACGTTTTGGATATTTAATTAGGATCTTTTTAATagtatattgatataataatgaattgaTACGTCCTTTTAAACAGTAAGATTAATTGCAAGATGCtagtatttgtttgtaaaaatagtttgttCTTATATGATACTTTTATTTGCTTATAGATTTAGATACTTAACTTTCAACTTACTTATTATTGATTCTTATTGCAAACTATTGGAAGCGTTTCGACTCAAtgattgataatttaattattacataatttgctCACGAAATTAAGTCCTTTAGTTTGTTTGGTCTCTACTTACCTCTACGGAAAatagacgtgattttatgtgtgcaTGTCTCATACTAGAAAGACTggtgtaaagaaataaaaagttcaACTTAAAATCCgtcataatatataattcaaCCTTATGCATAAATGACAGTAGTCAACTCGTTACTTTAgtcataaaaagtaattaaacgtCAAGCTGAACGAAACTTTAAGATGGGTCCTAAAACGCCGCCCTGAGGGACACCTACAACTGGACCAGTGAAGGCTGCTAATTGATTAATGATCGGCTGTAGGGTGGATAGTGACAGACAGATTGGTGTAAACGCTGGTCTCTGGAGACTGGATAGCTTGTTGAAGTCATGTGTCATTAGAAATTGTGCAATGGATTGACGGTGAAGGAAGAGCGAGCTTTGTTTTATGCCGCCTTCTGTGCGTGtaaatttttttgtaatttgtgtgTGGTGATATGAAATATaagaaatcttaaaaataaaaatttgattttaaatattctaggaAAAAATCTGTCTCATCTAGAGTTTTGTAGGTagagttttaaagaaaaaaaatggttttctttaaaatttacaagGGAGATCTTAGTGAATTGAGAACTTTCTACTgtgtttaaagaaataaacaatatttcaaattttattctTCCTGAAATATGTCATATCATTAATTGTCATGTAATAGTTCCATTATATAATTTACCTACGAATGTTTGGTTTCACTTTTGTTAGGAATACTTACTTATTCCCTTCTTACTTACTTACTGTTGTTGTCGTTCAGCTTCGATACAGGAGATAGTCAAATGTAATTGTTTCTTCTTGACTTCGTGGAATATGTTACGCCACACTCTATCTTAAGCAGGAGATCTTTGAAGATGTTTTTTTCAAGTCGCAGTCATAATGTGATTTTGTGTCTTAgagttttcatattttattttaaagaatcaaTCTGTTTTTAAGTGTTATGTTGAAGTGTGACTTACGACTTATTGGACCAAATATATCTATTCtgcattaataattaattatctgtaTTTGCTCACAAGaagatgaaattaaatttattattgaattaatagtttgtgTGTAGTAACTACAAATGTTGCAGTTCAAGTTTACCTTTTACTATCTTTCAGTAGTAGAACATTATTCTTTTGTCAACTTCATAACTTTCAATACCCTTTTAAATAGTCATTTACACGACTGGTGTTATACTCAAAcatgtacatatatatgtatatttgtatcaaattaatatcatattGATTGTTTTATGATCTTTGTTTCAGTAACTGGGTGCAGTGACCATTATTTGAAGAATTCTGATTACTGAtaactaaataaactttaataggtaaggttttttcaatttttaataaacactgCATGTGCActgcaacaatttttttaatttatcttatagAAATATGTAACTTAGCTGTGTATtgtaatgtgtgtatgtattttagTGTAAAGTCAGGgagttgtataaataaaatgaacattttaaagtatgtaacatatatatttctttgagcttttaattgcattttgaaatacaacataaaatattaaataagattattaaatttggtaaaatcaatatttcaacaccatttttttactttttttcctTAAGAATGAGCAAAAGTCTCTCATCAGAGCTAgcgtatacataatatttgtcgTATGTTTTCATTATTATCGTTAAAATGATAGTTTTCTTACGATTTCgaaattttcgtatttttttaaccattacACTGAATATTCGTAACCATTTGAaagaaatcttaaaaaaaattaaagcgtcaaaaaataaaatcgaaaatatgtatttttcttaattgtATATTCCATTAGAAATGTCGTATACGTTCGAGTTATCGTATTTAGTTACGTTACGAATATCCAGTTTACAATTAAAAGTTTGTTGACATCGTCTGAAACTTACATTAGacagtttacaatattttttattaaatataaaagaggTTCATCACTCTTAATGCCGTATATACATCATCGTATATCTGTCGTTACAAATTGGAAGATATATCTGCGTATATCTTTATGTTCTAAACGTATACGATTGTTTTCATTCcttttaacgaaaaaaaatgtatatgtatcacttttttaaatataaggtTGAATGTACAACCGGTTAATGCGCTGGTATATTGGTATACAAGTGTTCACAGATGTAGtttacctaatattatgtacttaatactaaataataaatagcatCCTCGCGTTGAGAGCATACCTATAGCGAAATTTACACTAAGGAGATTGTTATATTGCATTCTATGTCGAATTGTATGTACAATACGAACAGAAACGAATGAGATTGGATCTCCGAGATTATACGCATTTACGGATCTCttaaattccaaaaaaaaaacaagaaaaatcatcaaaatatacataaactaACCACGTTAACCCTAACTctgatttacataaaaattaagtaacacGAAAAAAATGATATTGCAACGAAATTTCTGTTAAAATACTGAAAGTGTACGCCCACTACACACTAACGCGACAGACGATCGAATCACATGCAAAAGGCGATTGCaattaatcaaatcaatttccACGATTTATCTTTTTTCAAAGAATtaattagcaaaaaatatacatttacaaaagaGATCGAATCGTACTTTATGACTTAACGTGacttatatttacatttatcgAAATGGAATTATAACGTAGTGTGGAAGATAAGCCACGGGCGCGGGCGGCCCTTACAACAACCGATCACCTAAAggcaatattttgaaaatattctctTAATACCTAAAACGAACGTAAGACGTTTGGCGTATACTTAAGTcgctattaatttattacactaACCGATCTATGCGGTGAAATCTAACAATAAttacctaaataattaaattggcAAAGAGTTTCGAAATACTTAGCGTCGCGGCTGCGACCTAACCCTAGCAAGGTTTAACGTAGCAAGATATGGTATCATCACAACTGCCGGCCGGCGGTCCAGCCTACACGTACTTACTGGAGAGCTGCTTCGCCAGTTCCGTGTACTTGAGGAACTTGGAGTGAGGGCTCTCGTCGAACGACTGCGAGGGGCTGCGCGGGTCCTGCGGCGACGCGGCCGTCGAGCTGCTCTTGTGGGCGCCGGGCGACGCGGCGCCGGCCGGGGCCTTCAGCGGCACCGGCTCCGGCAGCGCGCCGTCCTTCACGAAGTGCATCTTCGACAAGTGATGTCGGTACGCGCCCTTCGATATGAACGGCGTGTCGCACAGCGCGCACTTCATGATAGAGTCAGTCACCACGGCGTCGTTGCACGCCCAGCTGAATGTGAGGATGCTCGGCGGACCGGCCGGGGAAGGGGCCGGGGCCGGCGCGCGGGATGGGTTTGTCTCAGTTTTGTCACAAAGTTTCTGCAGTGCAGCTAAAGGGTGGCTGCCTCCGCGGCGCGAAGAGCTGGGTTCGCTGGACGAGCCACCCCCAGCCAGGTTGTCAAACATGGAGGACAGAGCACCGAGGCTAGAAGCGGGCTTTCTTTCGGCCCCGGGTGTGTTACCGGAGCGATCACTGGCGGGGCTGCGAGGACTAGCGGCAGGGCTGGGGCCCTCACTCTCGCGCTTAGCCACGATCGGCTTCACGTCCTCGTCGGCGGTGCTGCTCGGCCGCGGTGGCTCCTCCTCATCGTCCACCTCAGTCTTGACGCGCACTGGCTGGCTGCTTAAGTCAACGCCATTTTCGCGTTCCTCTTCTTCAACCTCTCTCTTTATTCGGACTTCGGCGGGGCGGTCCTCAGAAGCGGGGGTCTGAGAACCGCGGGTATCGGGTGTAGTGCGTGGTGTCATGTGATAAGTGTCCAACTTTCTATCTGGTGTCAAAGATTCTACTCTACTGCCGCCCCGCTCTGACATGGAGCTAGACTCGCTGCCGCTGCGCTCGCGGCGCCCGTATCCTTGCTGATGATGGTAATTTCTCAACATGTTCATAGTCTGTGGATCTACTAGTGGTTTTGTATAGTCTACGCTCTCATCTATGCCTAATCTCTTCAGAATGCTAGAGCCAATGGGCGCGTGAGAGGCGCCGCCTGGCATGCCGGGCACGGTGTGCCGCGATCGTGTATCGAAACTCTTTTCTATCAATTGTTCTATGGCGTTGAGAACCGAAGGCGACGAGCTTTTGTCGTTGCTCGCGTTGGGATCTTTGGAACTCGGGGAGGAATCGTTCACGGAAGATGGAGAGCGGTGGTGAGCAGAGCCCGGGGACGGCAGCTCCTCGTTGATGCTCTTGCGACCATCCCGGCCGGTGGGAGTGATGTGACCGGGCACGTCAGGCGGGATAATGTTGTTGGATAACAGCGCGCTCTTCAAAAAGTTCCTTTGGCTATTCGACATCGGTGCGCCTATACATTGTCTTATGTGTTCGACGAATACTGCAGTCTCAATTTTGTCACCGCATTTCTCGCAGGTGATTCGGCTACCTGCGCCGAAATCTCTAATCGGTTTACCCATAGGTACACCGTTACCTTCCCCATTTTTGAACTCGTGTTGTGCTCTCTCCAATTCAAGGAGTTTTCTAACTGGCAAAGACTTCTTTCGCTTCTCACGCGTTTGACGTCTCCTTCCACCGCTCTCAGTAATAGAGCGCATAATGTGCTCTTTGTAATGAGAGTTCTTAACCATATGATTACTCAATTCCTTCAGTGAACTAAATGCTTGGTCGCAAACTTTACAAGTTAAAACAGCGCTAACGTGACTACTAGTACCAGTGGTGGGTGGGACTGCGTTATTAGCGCCGCCTGGGGCGCCAGAGTTGGACCCCTTACTACCGTCGTCGGACGATTTCCACGAAATAATTTGCTCCTGCGATATGATATTCGTATAATGCTGAGTGCGTTGCATGTGGCTTGTCATTTCAGCGAGTGAACGGAAGCTCTCAGCGCACCACatgcattttaatatttgtcTTGTTTGCTCAGCGCCTTTGCCTAACCACACATCTTGACCGCGTACTAGCTTTCTAGGAATCGGCATATTTTCCTTTATGAGCATGTTTAGATCGTTCTGGCTCGGTTTAGAGGAACCACTCGAAGAGGACGAGTTGTGTGACGGAGTGGATGGCGAGCTAGACGGCGGCTGTAGAGAAGGCGGTATGGGAGCGCCACTAGAGGGTGGTACAGGCACGTTTACGCCGCAATGCTTCGCCTCTTTCATGTGCACCGTC includes these proteins:
- the tio gene encoding zinc finger domain-containing protein tiptop isoform X2; its protein translation is MIVEPDHVRESPRCLSRESSGAPRCPSNDSVYSSRSGAGLPLPAALTAALPAALLPPHSAAVAAYLGAAAAAAAQQRLLMSCQEDMTDSERADAVLDFSTKRSDSPHDDDEPDDAVNLSKNENGPLDLSVGTRKRGPEDSPSPVPSRKSSRTSDFKPSSSPWSTPVAPHLPYFAAAVAAASLSPKGGVPADWNGKLKHGGPTPSDATKALEKMSELSRLGGEELFRSVQSAALGAGLAPNAAARHSAWQSHWLNKGADQTKDVLKCVWCKKSFNSLADLTVHMKEAKHCGVNVPVPPSSGAPIPPSLQPPSSSPSTPSHNSSSSSGSSKPSQNDLNMLIKENMPIPRKLVRGQDVWLGKGAEQTRQILKCMWCAESFRSLAEMTSHMQRTQHYTNIISQEQIISWKSSDDGSKGSNSGAPGGANNAVPPTTGTSSHVSAVLTCKVCDQAFSSLKELSNHMVKNSHYKEHIMRSITESGGRRRQTREKRKKSLPVRKLLELERAQHEFKNGEGNGVPMGKPIRDFGAGSRITCEKCGDKIETAVFVEHIRQCIGAPMSNSQRNFLKSALLSNNIIPPDVPGHITPTGRDGRKSINEELPSPGSAHHRSPSSVNDSSPSSKDPNASNDKSSSPSVLNAIEQLIEKSFDTRSRHTVPGMPGGASHAPIGSSILKRLGIDESVDYTKPLVDPQTMNMLRNYHHQQGYGRRERSGSESSSMSERGGSRVESLTPDRKLDTYHMTPRTTPDTRGSQTPASEDRPAEVRIKREVEEEERENGVDLSSQPVRVKTEVDDEEEPPRPSSTADEDVKPIVAKRESEGPSPAASPRSPASDRSGNTPGAERKPASSLGALSSMFDNLAGGGSSSEPSSSRRGGSHPLAALQKLCDKTETNPSRAPAPAPSPAGPPSILTFSWACNDAVVTDSIMKCALCDTPFISKGAYRHHLSKMHFVKDGALPEPVPLKAPAGAASPGAHKSSSTAASPQDPRSPSQSFDESPHSKFLKYTELAKQLSSKYV
- the tio gene encoding zinc finger domain-containing protein tiptop isoform X1 → MRSKQQPRPSYRWLNTNENEEDNSPESGVKERSERGERQEGAEGEASRSVSPASRTSPAPDERDDIEHSIPATLIQDPNAERESPRCLSRESSGAPRCPSNDSVYSSRSGAGLPLPAALTAALPAALLPPHSAAVAAYLGAAAAAAAQQRLLMSCQEDMTDSERADAVLDFSTKRSDSPHDDDEPDDAVNLSKNENGPLDLSVGTRKRGPEDSPSPVPSRKSSRTSDFKPSSSPWSTPVAPHLPYFAAAVAAASLSPKGGVPADWNGKLKHGGPTPSDATKALEKMSELSRLGGEELFRSVQSAALGAGLAPNAAARHSAWQSHWLNKGADQTKDVLKCVWCKKSFNSLADLTVHMKEAKHCGVNVPVPPSSGAPIPPSLQPPSSSPSTPSHNSSSSSGSSKPSQNDLNMLIKENMPIPRKLVRGQDVWLGKGAEQTRQILKCMWCAESFRSLAEMTSHMQRTQHYTNIISQEQIISWKSSDDGSKGSNSGAPGGANNAVPPTTGTSSHVSAVLTCKVCDQAFSSLKELSNHMVKNSHYKEHIMRSITESGGRRRQTREKRKKSLPVRKLLELERAQHEFKNGEGNGVPMGKPIRDFGAGSRITCEKCGDKIETAVFVEHIRQCIGAPMSNSQRNFLKSALLSNNIIPPDVPGHITPTGRDGRKSINEELPSPGSAHHRSPSSVNDSSPSSKDPNASNDKSSSPSVLNAIEQLIEKSFDTRSRHTVPGMPGGASHAPIGSSILKRLGIDESVDYTKPLVDPQTMNMLRNYHHQQGYGRRERSGSESSSMSERGGSRVESLTPDRKLDTYHMTPRTTPDTRGSQTPASEDRPAEVRIKREVEEEERENGVDLSSQPVRVKTEVDDEEEPPRPSSTADEDVKPIVAKRESEGPSPAASPRSPASDRSGNTPGAERKPASSLGALSSMFDNLAGGGSSSEPSSSRRGGSHPLAALQKLCDKTETNPSRAPAPAPSPAGPPSILTFSWACNDAVVTDSIMKCALCDTPFISKGAYRHHLSKMHFVKDGALPEPVPLKAPAGAASPGAHKSSSTAASPQDPRSPSQSFDESPHSKFLKYTELAKQLSSKYV